From one Burkholderia pyrrocinia genomic stretch:
- a CDS encoding acyl-CoA dehydrogenase family protein, producing the protein MNDPRGPATLAAATDVSAIDPDALARVIDALRATAAARDRAGGHAAQEKLWLADAGLLTLAVPRAFGGQEAAWPAIYDAIRQIARVDSALAHLVGFQCLQVVSVDVWGSAAQRERYLRGTVEQRWWWGNAVNPLDARLVATATPDGGYRLDGVKGFCSGTRGSQRMTVSAHDPETGRTVFGVVPTDRPGIVVNDDWDPIGQRQTDSGSVRFDGVTLAPDEVLHRSEAPPTPRATLRTLVSQLVLTNLFVGLAEGALVEARDYVLKHGRPWIHSDAAQASDDPYTLQRFGDMRVRAVAAAALADRAAGALQHAWARHDALTADERAEVALAVSDAKIVAQRAALDNGEALFDACGARATAASLGLDRFWRNARTHTLHDPLDYRLRDVGRFALTGELPPASLYT; encoded by the coding sequence ATGAACGATCCACGCGGCCCGGCGACGCTCGCCGCGGCAACGGATGTCTCGGCAATCGATCCGGACGCACTTGCGCGCGTCATCGACGCGCTGCGCGCAACCGCCGCCGCACGCGATCGCGCGGGCGGTCACGCGGCGCAGGAGAAGCTGTGGCTCGCCGACGCGGGCCTGCTGACGCTTGCGGTGCCGCGCGCGTTCGGCGGGCAGGAAGCCGCGTGGCCGGCAATCTACGACGCGATCCGGCAGATCGCGCGCGTCGACAGCGCGCTCGCGCATCTCGTCGGGTTCCAGTGCCTGCAGGTGGTGAGCGTCGACGTGTGGGGCAGCGCCGCGCAGCGCGAACGCTATCTGCGCGGCACGGTCGAGCAGCGCTGGTGGTGGGGCAACGCGGTCAATCCGCTCGACGCGCGGCTCGTGGCCACCGCGACGCCGGATGGCGGCTACCGGCTCGACGGCGTGAAGGGCTTCTGTTCGGGCACGCGCGGCTCGCAGCGGATGACGGTGTCCGCGCACGATCCGGAAACGGGCCGCACGGTGTTCGGTGTGGTGCCGACCGATCGTCCGGGGATCGTAGTCAACGACGACTGGGATCCGATCGGCCAGCGCCAGACCGACAGCGGCAGCGTGCGCTTCGACGGCGTGACGCTCGCGCCGGACGAGGTGCTGCACCGTTCCGAGGCGCCGCCGACGCCGCGCGCGACGCTGCGCACGCTCGTGTCGCAGCTCGTGCTGACGAACCTGTTCGTCGGGCTCGCGGAAGGCGCGCTGGTTGAGGCGCGCGATTATGTGCTGAAGCACGGCCGGCCGTGGATTCACTCGGACGCGGCACAGGCGAGCGACGATCCGTACACATTGCAGCGCTTCGGCGATATGCGCGTGCGGGCTGTTGCCGCGGCGGCGCTGGCCGATCGCGCGGCCGGCGCGTTGCAGCACGCATGGGCGCGGCACGATGCGTTGACGGCGGACGAGCGAGCCGAAGTGGCGCTCGCGGTATCGGACGCGAAGATCGTCGCGCAGCGCGCGGCGCTCGACAACGGCGAGGCGCTGTTCGATGCATGCGGTGCACGCGCGACAGCCGCGTCGCTCGGCCTCGACCGCTTCTGGCGAAATGCGCGTACGCATACGCTGCACGATCCGCTCGACTACCGGCTGCGCGACGTGGGCCGGTTCGCGCTGACGGGAGAATTGCCGCCGGCGTCGCTCTATACGTGA
- a CDS encoding methionine ABC transporter permease: MFELWWPELLDAIRDTLSMVAASAAIAALIGIPLAVILVTTAPGGIYARRGVNAVLGALVNVFRSTPFIILLVALLPFTRVLIGTTIGVWAAVVPLSIAAIPFFARIAEVSLREVDRGLIEAALAMGAKRRHIVWHVLLPEALPGMLGGFTITVVALIGSTAMAGAVGAGGLGDLAIRYGYQRFDTTVMVTVIVILIALVSAVQITGDRLVRRVTRRT; encoded by the coding sequence ATGTTTGAGCTCTGGTGGCCCGAGCTGCTCGACGCGATCCGCGACACGCTGTCGATGGTCGCCGCGTCGGCCGCGATCGCGGCGCTGATCGGCATCCCGCTTGCGGTGATCCTCGTGACGACCGCACCCGGCGGCATCTACGCGCGGCGCGGCGTGAACGCGGTGCTCGGCGCGCTCGTCAACGTGTTCCGCTCGACGCCGTTCATCATCCTGCTCGTCGCGCTGCTGCCGTTCACGCGCGTGCTGATCGGCACGACGATCGGCGTATGGGCGGCCGTCGTGCCGCTGTCGATCGCCGCGATCCCGTTCTTCGCGCGGATCGCCGAAGTGAGCCTGCGCGAAGTCGATCGCGGGCTGATCGAGGCCGCGCTCGCGATGGGCGCGAAGCGCCGCCACATCGTGTGGCACGTGCTGCTGCCGGAGGCGCTGCCCGGCATGCTCGGCGGCTTCACGATCACCGTCGTCGCGCTGATCGGCTCGACCGCGATGGCGGGCGCCGTCGGCGCGGGCGGGCTCGGCGATCTCGCGATCCGCTACGGCTATCAGCGCTTCGATACCACGGTGATGGTGACCGTGATCGTGATCCTGATCGCACTCGTTTCGGCCGTGCAAATCACGGGCGACCGCCTGGTCCGACGTGTGACCCGGCGTACCTGA
- a CDS encoding methionine ABC transporter ATP-binding protein — MTQLFDTLGFIDASAARAGAAATAHEAAAAPTGGVAVSLEQVGKVFATPRGQAAALRDVTLDVRRGEVFGIIGRSGAGKSTLLRLVNGLERPSSGRVRVQGVDVGALDEDGLVVLRRRTGMVFQHFNLLSAKTVFENVALPLKIAGVPKAERVRKVEALLELVGLTAKRDAYPASLSGGQKQRVGIARALVHDPEVLLCDEATSALDPETTQSILALLADINRRLGLTIVLITHEMEVIRAVCDTVAVIEQGEVVETGPVWRVFGDPRHGATRALLSTLVHDLPAELAARVQPLPEQAALPDGAQVVLDVRYTGESGGEPDVGALAAALGGSVRFLHGGIERIQGRAQGRLVIAASPRVDEVGHSSARGGAVAALLERARRHANHAEVLGYV; from the coding sequence ATGACGCAATTGTTCGATACGCTGGGTTTCATCGACGCATCGGCCGCGCGCGCCGGTGCCGCCGCAACGGCGCATGAAGCGGCGGCCGCGCCGACTGGCGGAGTTGCCGTGTCGCTGGAGCAGGTCGGCAAGGTGTTCGCGACGCCGCGCGGCCAGGCCGCCGCGCTGCGCGACGTGACGCTCGACGTGCGGCGCGGGGAGGTGTTCGGGATCATCGGCCGCAGCGGCGCCGGGAAGTCGACGCTGCTGCGGCTCGTGAACGGCCTCGAACGGCCGAGCTCGGGCCGCGTGCGCGTGCAGGGCGTCGACGTCGGCGCGCTCGACGAGGACGGCCTCGTCGTTTTGCGCCGCCGCACCGGCATGGTGTTCCAGCATTTCAACCTGCTGTCCGCGAAGACGGTGTTCGAGAACGTCGCGCTGCCGCTGAAGATCGCCGGCGTGCCGAAGGCCGAGCGCGTGCGCAAGGTCGAGGCGCTGCTCGAACTCGTCGGGCTGACCGCGAAGCGCGACGCGTATCCGGCGAGCCTGTCGGGCGGGCAGAAGCAGCGCGTCGGCATTGCCCGCGCGCTCGTGCACGATCCCGAAGTGCTGCTGTGCGACGAGGCGACGTCGGCGCTCGATCCCGAGACGACGCAGTCGATTCTCGCGCTGCTCGCCGACATCAACCGCCGCCTCGGGCTGACGATCGTGCTGATCACGCACGAGATGGAGGTGATCCGCGCGGTGTGCGACACGGTCGCGGTGATCGAACAGGGCGAAGTCGTCGAAACGGGCCCCGTGTGGCGCGTGTTCGGCGATCCGCGCCACGGCGCGACGCGCGCGCTGCTCAGCACGCTGGTGCACGACCTGCCGGCCGAACTGGCCGCGCGCGTGCAGCCGCTGCCCGAGCAGGCCGCGTTGCCGGACGGCGCGCAGGTCGTGCTCGACGTTCGTTATACGGGCGAAAGCGGCGGCGAGCCGGACGTCGGCGCGCTCGCGGCGGCGCTCGGCGGCTCCGTGCGTTTCCTGCACGGCGGGATCGAGCGCATCCAGGGGCGTGCGCAGGGGCGGCTTGTGATCGCGGCTTCGCCGCGCGTGGATGAAGTCGGTCATTCGTCGGCTCGCGGCGGCGCGGTCGCCGCGCTGCTCGAACGTGCGCGCCGCCACGCGAATCACGCGGAGGTGCTCGGCTATGTTTGA